CTAAGTCTATTGCTATCCTCATCTGTAGCGGTTTCAATTGTGAGAGTCAAAGGAATCTCATGAGGTTTGGTTCCCTTCTCTATATGAAATGGAATTGAGAAAAGCAAATCCTCACCCTCAAGGAAGAAACCGTTTCGAGCTACGGTGAAGACGGCGAATGTTAAATTTCCTGAATTACTAGGAAATCCCTCAGGATTGGTAACAACTCTAGCTTTCTCCGTGAGAAGAGGCCCTTTCTCCGGAGCTTCAGGAATGCTTAAGTATTCTCCATCGTAACTTAAGACAAATTGAATAGATGCTATCGGCCGGTTTGGATCTTGACCCGATAATCTGATTTTGACATGGACAATCTCATTCGGCCTTCCTATGATGCTTTCAACGACAAGCTTGGGAGGTTTTGAAGCAGGATTTAAAGCCGGAGCCGGGATGGCACCCTGAGATTCCCTCTTAGCCGGGAAATCCTCCTGAGGGATAAGCCCCACGCCAAAGCGGGCGATCCGTAAAGCGTCATCTATATCCAATTTCCTATCCCCAAATTTGCCGTTGTTCGGACCGCCGGGAAGGCCTGGAGAGGGAGCCACATCTCCCAGGGCCATATCCACCTCTGTGGGCGTGATCAGCCTTGCGCTGATCCGGGCCACCCTTAAGGCGTCGCCTACATCCGTTTTACCGTTACCCTGAGGATGCCCTCCTGTGCCGGGCACAGGCGCGATATCCCCCCAGAGTCCCAGCGTTTTAAACTCCCATTTATCAGCTAATCCTATAAAAAGTGGTGCTATGGGATTTCCCGCCCTATCCTCCGCGGAATCACTTATCGTTACGAGATAAGTGGTGCAATAAGCCAGATCCTTCGCAGGCTCGAAGATAAGGATGTTCCCCTCCCACTTTCTGCTTCCCTCAACAGGCGGAGCCCAAGGATCAAGAGGTTGAATCGAAAAAGCGTTTTCAGTAACGTTCTTGATCATCTCTTCAGAAAACTCTACTCGTATGGCGCTTTTAACGGATATATCGTCCCCCATCGGGCTTTTGCTCAGTACAGCGGGCGGTGTCATATCGAGGACGATATTATCACTGTAAACTTCGCTCTCATTACCCGCCGCATCTTTATATTGCACATATACCGTCTTTATGCCGTCGCCCGAGGTAAGCGACCAGGATTGAAATGTGGCGTTAAAACGCATCCAATCCGTCCAATCGCCACTTTCATTTTTCAGCCGCATTCTATCGACACCGCTGACCCCATCATCGGCGGATAGGTTTAGGGTTACCTCGGTTGTATTTGTGAACTCCGCATCGTTATTGACCGATATCTCTCCCGTTGGCGCAGTTTTATCGATCCGCAGGGATATTGACCTCTCCGATTCTCGGTTACCGGCATTATCGAGAGAGCGATAGTGGATGGATGTTACCCCTTCGTTGGAAACGGTAAAGGGACCGGTGTAATTCTGCCAGGAGCCCGAACCCAGTCTGTATTCTCCCCTTTGCACCCCCGAAGCATTATCGCTCGCTGATAGAGTTATCTCTACGTTAGAGATATACCAGTCGTTATCTCCTTGTGTACCGGCAAGAGTAAGTATGGTTGTTGGCGGCGTCTTATCTATCTTTATTTCCGTAGATCTCTGAGGTTCAACATTACCGACGTTATCCACGGAGTAATAATATACTGTTGTGATCCCTTCCACGCTGAGGGAAAATTGGGAGGAATACGTCTTCCACTCTCCGGAACCGATCTTGTACCTTATCTCTCTGATGCCTGATATATCCGTGGCGGATAGACTGAGGGTGACATCCGACCGATACCATCCGTTATCCCCCTGAGAACCGATGATGGAAAGCTGGGTGGTCGGCGGCGTCGAGTCAACGATGATCGCACCCGTAACCGATTCCACAGGAATCTCGAAGCTGTCTTTATCGGTGGCCACATCAACTTGAACGGCTATGGGGATTCTCTGATCGGCAAGATTTGCCTTAACCTGGAAAGGTATCGAGACGAGCAGATTTTCCCCACTTTTATAAAATCCATCCTCAGCGATGGTGAAGGCGCTGAATACCAGACTCCCTGAGTTGCTCGGAAAGCCCTGGGGATTTGTAAGGACGGTAGCACCTTCAAGAAGAGGACCGCTTATCGGTTCCGAGGCTATACTTAACAACCCTCCATCATAAGTGAGCGTGAACTGGATAGCCGCCACAGGGCGATCGGGATCTTGACCCAATAGCCGTATGGGAAGTTCGACCGATCCCCCCTGTGCGGCGGAGATTTCATCAACCTTAAGCTCCACGGCGTAAGCGGATAGCCCGCCTGTCAAAACCATCAGAAATGATAATATGACCGCTTTGTAATTCATCCCTCTTCCCCCTCCTACTTTTCTATCGTCATCCTCCTTATAGCCTTATAATTTCCAGCTTGAATCTCACAGAAATATACTCCGCTCGCCACCCGTTCTCCGTTCCGGTTAAGTCCTCGCCAATACGCCGCTCGATCCTTGGTGAGATAGAAACCAGGAGGTTTTCGCCCTAAATTGAGCGTTCGTATCAGCCTGCCTTCGATATCGTAGATCCGAATTACCACATCCGATTCCTCGGCAAGCTGAAACGGTATCCACGTCTCCAGGTTAAAGGGATTGGGATAGTTCTGGAGCAGAGCTGTATCGGCGGGTAGATCTTTATTAAGGATGAGGATCCTTCCGCCTTCGGCCCTTATCGGGATGCTACCGCCGTTTATATCCGTGGCCACCTCGATTTCAAGTTTCACGTCCATCTCCCCCGGCGGATTATCGGTTAAAGCTTGAAAGGGGATCGTAACCAGGAGGTCGTCGTTTTCTTGATATAGACCGTTTTGGGCGAGCGTGAAGAGGCTTATAATTAGATCTCCCGAATCGCTTGGGAAGCTCCGAGGATTGGTGATCAAAACAGCTCCTTTCAAAAGCTCTCCCTTAATTGGATTCCCCGCGATGCTCCAGAACAGAGGATCATAGCCCAAGGTAAATTGGATAGCTCCGACCGAACTAATGGGTGATTGATCTACCAATCTGATATTCACGTTGGCAATTCCATCTTGAAGCGCAGCAGTTTTTTCAACAACAATCCTGAGTTGCTTCAGATCAGCATAGGCTGGCCTTGGAGGAGTAGGTGGAGAGGCTT
This Candidatus Poribacteria bacterium DNA region includes the following protein-coding sequences:
- a CDS encoding Ig-like domain-containing protein, which codes for MNYKAVILSFLMVLTGGLSAYAVELKVDEISAAQGGSVELPIRLLGQDPDRPVAAIQFTLTYDGGLLSIASEPISGPLLEGATVLTNPQGFPSNSGSLVFSAFTIAEDGFYKSGENLLVSIPFQVKANLADQRIPIAVQVDVATDKDSFEIPVESVTGAIIVDSTPPTTQLSIIGSQGDNGWYRSDVTLSLSATDISGIREIRYKIGSGEWKTYSSQFSLSVEGITTVYYYSVDNVGNVEPQRSTEIKIDKTPPTTILTLAGTQGDNDWYISNVEITLSASDNASGVQRGEYRLGSGSWQNYTGPFTVSNEGVTSIHYRSLDNAGNRESERSISLRIDKTAPTGEISVNNDAEFTNTTEVTLNLSADDGVSGVDRMRLKNESGDWTDWMRFNATFQSWSLTSGDGIKTVYVQYKDAAGNESEVYSDNIVLDMTPPAVLSKSPMGDDISVKSAIRVEFSEEMIKNVTENAFSIQPLDPWAPPVEGSRKWEGNILIFEPAKDLAYCTTYLVTISDSAEDRAGNPIAPLFIGLADKWEFKTLGLWGDIAPVPGTGGHPQGNGKTDVGDALRVARISARLITPTEVDMALGDVAPSPGLPGGPNNGKFGDRKLDIDDALRIARFGVGLIPQEDFPAKRESQGAIPAPALNPASKPPKLVVESIIGRPNEIVHVKIRLSGQDPNRPIASIQFVLSYDGEYLSIPEAPEKGPLLTEKARVVTNPEGFPSNSGNLTFAVFTVARNGFFLEGEDLLFSIPFHIEKGTKPHEIPLTLTIETATDEDSNRLRVDPKNGKIIVEPPYGDVSGNGFLSAYDASLILLYLVGKIQLSEEQIRIGDVSGNGVLDPFDATLILKKVVGKIEKFPVEGGTLAQD